ACATGGTCACCAACCTTATTAATACCAGCATTGCCCCGGCTCAGCGCCAGGCGATTGCGAACTCTTTTGCCCGCGCATTGCAGTCCTCGGTTAACGACGACAAAGCGCACTAAAAGCCGATTTTGGGGAAACGAACGACACGTTATGGTAACTCATCGTCAGCGCTACCGTGAA
The sequence above is drawn from the Citrobacter amalonaticus genome and encodes:
- a CDS encoding YejL family protein; amino-acid sequence: MPQISRYSDEHVEQLLTEMLNVLEKHKAPTDLSLMVLGNMVTNLINTSIAPAQRQAIANSFARALQSSVNDDKAH